A portion of the candidate division WOR-3 bacterium genome contains these proteins:
- the rocD gene encoding ornithine--oxo-acid transaminase gives MKSKEIIKITEKFSASNYHPLPVVLKRGRGVWVWDVEGRKYLDMLSGYSALNQGHCHPMIVKAAKEQIQKLTLTSRAFHNDKLGFFLQKLCSITGYEKALPMNSGAEAVETAIKAARKWGYYKKGVKKDKAEIIVCKNNFHGRTITIVGFSSEFQYRDGFGPFTPNFKVIPYNDTKALKNAINKNTVGFLVEPIQGEGGVIVPDDGYLKECYKICQENYVLFIADEIQTGFGRTGRLFAYEYENIKPDILIVGKALSGGLYPISAILCDNWIMDVFKPGDHGSTFGGNPLAAAIGMAALDVILKENLPQRAYELGKWFMDGLRQIKNPVIKEVRGKGLLIGVELTEKARPFCEALLRERILAKDTHDYVVRFAPPLVIKKEELAWALKRINTVFSTRN, from the coding sequence ATGAAGAGCAAAGAGATTATAAAGATTACTGAAAAGTTTAGTGCCTCCAATTACCATCCTCTGCCGGTAGTCTTGAAAAGAGGCAGAGGGGTATGGGTCTGGGATGTAGAAGGAAGAAAATATCTTGATATGTTAAGCGGTTATTCGGCGTTGAATCAAGGACACTGTCATCCGATGATTGTCAAAGCCGCCAAAGAACAAATCCAGAAACTCACCCTCACCTCACGGGCATTCCATAATGATAAACTTGGGTTTTTCTTACAAAAACTCTGTAGCATCACCGGATATGAAAAAGCACTACCCATGAACTCCGGTGCCGAGGCGGTTGAGACCGCAATAAAGGCGGCGAGAAAATGGGGATATTATAAAAAAGGGGTGAAAAAAGATAAGGCGGAAATAATCGTCTGCAAAAACAATTTCCATGGCCGGACAATAACGATTGTCGGTTTCTCTTCAGAATTTCAATATCGCGATGGTTTTGGTCCATTTACCCCCAATTTTAAAGTGATCCCCTATAATGATACAAAGGCACTAAAAAATGCGATAAATAAAAATACCGTTGGGTTTTTAGTAGAGCCCATCCAAGGCGAAGGCGGGGTAATTGTTCCTGATGATGGTTATCTGAAGGAATGTTATAAAATCTGCCAAGAGAATTATGTGCTCTTTATCGCAGATGAAATCCAGACCGGTTTTGGCCGGACCGGTAGGCTTTTTGCTTATGAATATGAGAATATCAAACCGGACATTTTAATCGTCGGGAAGGCACTGAGTGGAGGTTTATATCCAATCTCTGCAATCCTCTGCGATAACTGGATAATGGATGTCTTTAAGCCTGGAGACCATGGTTCCACTTTTGGCGGTAATCCTCTCGCCGCTGCCATCGGGATGGCAGCACTCGATGTGATATTAAAAGAAAACTTGCCCCAGCGGGCTTATGAACTTGGTAAATGGTTTATGGATGGGCTGCGCCAGATAAAGAATCCGGTGATAAAAGAGGTGCGCGGCAAAGGGCTGTTGATTGGCGTAGAACTAACCGAAAAAGCCCGGCCCTTCTGCGAGGCATTGCTGCGGGAGAGAATTCTCGCTAAGGATACCCATGATTATGTTGTCCGGTTTGCACCACCGCTGGTGATAAAAAAAGAAGAATTGGCATGGGCATTAAAGCGGATTAATACCGTCTTCTCTACACGAAATTAG
- the hutU gene encoding urocanate hydratase, translated as MKKTATLKEFSYNPVKAPRGLQLSCKSWQQEGALRMLQNNLDPEVAEKPEELIVYGGCGKAARNWECYYKIVESLKNLENDETLLIQSGKPVGIFKTFEYAPRVLIANSLLVPAWANWDYFRKLEMLGLIMYGQMTAGSWIYIGTQGIIQGTYETFAACARKHFGGTLKGKWVLTGGMGGMSGAQPLAVTMNEGVILDIEVDPKRIERRVKQGFCDMMVYDLDEALKLVFDAVEKKIPRSVGLVGNCADIEPELVKRNIIPDVLTDQTSAHDELNGYVPGGMSLEDALELRRRNPEEYKKRALESIARHMEAMLEMQRRGAIAFDYGNNIRGQAKRAGVEDPFRIPGFVPEYIRPLFCEGKGPFRWAALSGDKEDIYLLDGEVLRMFGDNPSIRRWIELAQQKIPFQGLPARIMWLGYGERDKFGLRINQLVREGKLKAPIVIGRDHLDCGSVASPYRETEGMIDGSDAIADWPILNALLNTASGASWVSVHHGGGVGIGYSIHAGQVLVCDGTTMMDKRIERVLTNDPGIGVARHYDAGYPEAIEFAKKNKIKIPMEKL; from the coding sequence ATGAAAAAAACTGCGACTTTAAAAGAATTTTCTTATAATCCAGTAAAGGCGCCCCGCGGTTTGCAACTGAGTTGTAAATCATGGCAACAGGAAGGTGCCTTGAGAATGCTCCAGAACAACCTTGACCCAGAGGTAGCGGAGAAACCAGAAGAACTCATTGTCTACGGTGGCTGTGGCAAGGCAGCAAGAAATTGGGAATGCTACTATAAGATCGTCGAATCCCTAAAAAATTTAGAGAATGATGAAACATTACTAATCCAGTCTGGCAAACCGGTGGGCATCTTTAAGACATTTGAATATGCACCCAGGGTATTGATCGCAAATTCATTGCTGGTCCCAGCCTGGGCAAACTGGGACTACTTTCGGAAACTGGAAATGCTTGGCTTGATTATGTATGGACAGATGACCGCGGGAAGCTGGATTTATATTGGAACCCAGGGAATCATCCAGGGAACCTATGAGACCTTTGCCGCCTGTGCCCGAAAGCATTTTGGCGGCACATTAAAAGGCAAATGGGTTTTGACTGGTGGAATGGGCGGGATGAGCGGTGCGCAGCCTCTGGCAGTGACTATGAATGAAGGTGTGATCCTGGACATAGAAGTTGATCCTAAAAGGATTGAAAGAAGGGTCAAACAGGGGTTCTGTGACATGATGGTCTACGATCTTGATGAAGCGTTGAAATTGGTATTTGATGCAGTAGAAAAGAAGATTCCACGCTCGGTAGGACTCGTTGGCAATTGTGCGGATATTGAACCAGAACTCGTAAAAAGAAATATTATTCCTGATGTTTTAACTGACCAGACTTCAGCCCACGACGAACTCAATGGCTATGTGCCGGGTGGAATGAGCCTGGAGGATGCCTTAGAATTGCGCCGGCGAAATCCAGAAGAATATAAAAAGCGGGCGCTGGAATCGATTGCCCGTCATATGGAGGCGATGCTGGAGATGCAAAGACGGGGTGCGATCGCATTTGATTACGGAAACAATATCCGCGGTCAAGCGAAAAGAGCCGGTGTCGAAGACCCATTCAGAATTCCAGGTTTCGTCCCAGAATACATCCGGCCGCTGTTCTGCGAAGGAAAAGGTCCGTTCCGCTGGGCAGCACTCTCGGGTGATAAAGAAGATATCTATCTCCTTGATGGTGAGGTTCTGAGGATGTTTGGTGATAATCCTTCGATCCGCCGCTGGATTGAACTTGCTCAGCAAAAGATTCCTTTTCAGGGACTGCCCGCACGAATTATGTGGCTTGGCTATGGAGAGCGGGATAAATTCGGTTTGAGGATAAATCAACTCGTCCGGGAAGGAAAATTGAAGGCACCCATTGTCATCGGTCGAGACCATCTTGATTGTGGTTCGGTTGCATCGCCTTACCGGGAGACAGAAGGAATGATTGATGGCTCAGATGCGATTGCTGATTGGCCTATATTAAATGCCCTTTTGAATACAGCCTCGGGTGCCTCATGGGTATCGGTCCACCATGGTGGAGGTGTAGGAATCGGTTATTCGATCCATGCCGGACAGGTGTTGGTCTGCGACGGGACGACTATGATGGACAAAAGGATTGAAAGGGTCTTGACCAATGATCCCGGTATCGGGGTTGCCCGGCATTACGACGCAGGTTATCCCGAGGCGATAGAATTCGCAAAGAAAAATAAGATCAAAATCCCGATGGAAAAGTTATGA
- a CDS encoding ABC transporter substrate-binding protein, whose product MKNFAPKLGRYLRRFCFILFLCTFSGLRCSDRNCITIVYDAQPTDFDPHRRREIVAMSILSNIYEALVSLDADMKPVPGLSVYWERIDSLTWRFYLREGVKFHNGKKLTPADIIYSLYRPFHLPYSQYAVLRGYIDTILPEDTNKIVISLKIPHPFLLYDLASIFIIPEDFQPTPDSFCGTGPYKMKNITENRLELEKFKDYWGGRIDFVRLIYLFVPEVEERIKLLSNGQADIITFIPLTYLETLSDAGKIVATSGVAVRYLEMDLSKYPFNSQKFRQALSLGLNREHLAENIYHNFATPANQFISQGLIGFDYNLPKFPYDPDSARKLLKKLGPMPEIEFDFAESRAYIAQAIIEDLQRIGLKIKPHPLPVEKYWEKINSRKSEFYLIASVPLSNEGISILRSSFHTQDLARGLGTQNNIGYSNPILDTLIERMIRTSDLKHCIKLTNEAQRILLTDLPKIPVVWEKEIYGISERIEWNPRLDELIIVKEIRLKK is encoded by the coding sequence ATGAAAAATTTCGCTCCCAAACTGGGTAGGTATCTGAGGCGGTTTTGTTTTATTCTTTTTTTATGCACCTTTTCAGGACTGCGGTGTTCAGATCGAAACTGTATTACTATCGTCTATGATGCCCAACCTACTGATTTTGATCCCCACCGGCGCCGGGAGATTGTGGCGATGTCCATTCTCAGCAATATCTATGAAGCCCTGGTTAGTCTTGATGCAGATATGAAACCGGTTCCTGGACTTTCAGTTTACTGGGAAAGAATCGATTCCCTGACCTGGCGTTTTTATTTGCGCGAGGGGGTGAAATTTCATAACGGAAAGAAATTGACTCCAGCCGATATAATATACTCCTTATACCGTCCCTTTCATCTCCCTTATTCTCAGTATGCTGTCCTTAGAGGCTATATCGATACCATCCTTCCTGAGGATACGAATAAGATCGTGATTTCTCTCAAAATTCCTCATCCTTTTCTTCTCTATGACCTGGCAAGCATCTTTATCATCCCCGAAGATTTTCAACCCACACCGGATTCATTTTGTGGAACTGGCCCTTACAAGATGAAGAATATTACAGAAAACCGTTTGGAACTTGAAAAATTTAAAGACTACTGGGGCGGTCGGATAGACTTTGTGCGGCTTATATATCTTTTTGTCCCCGAAGTGGAAGAGCGAATCAAATTATTGAGCAATGGCCAAGCCGATATCATCACATTTATTCCGTTGACTTACCTTGAGACCCTGAGTGATGCCGGGAAGATCGTTGCTACCTCGGGTGTGGCGGTAAGATATTTAGAGATGGATTTGAGTAAGTATCCATTCAATTCCCAAAAATTCCGCCAGGCACTGAGTCTGGGGCTTAACCGTGAGCATCTCGCAGAAAATATCTATCATAACTTTGCAACCCCTGCCAATCAATTCATCAGCCAGGGTCTGATTGGATTTGATTATAATCTACCCAAGTTTCCATACGATCCGGATAGTGCTCGTAAACTCTTAAAAAAATTGGGTCCAATGCCGGAGATTGAATTTGACTTTGCGGAATCCCGGGCTTACATTGCCCAAGCAATCATCGAAGATTTGCAGCGGATAGGCCTAAAAATTAAACCCCATCCTCTACCAGTAGAAAAATACTGGGAGAAGATAAATTCGCGCAAATCAGAATTCTATCTTATCGCCAGCGTTCCACTTTCTAATGAAGGAATAAGCATATTGCGCAGTTCCTTTCACACCCAGGATTTAGCAAGAGGACTCGGGACTCAGAATAATATTGGTTATTCAAATCCGATCCTTGATACCCTGATTGAGCGGATGATTAGAACATCAGACCTTAAACATTGCATAAAATTAACCAATGAAGCCCAGAGAATTTTATTAACCGACCTGCCCAAAATTCCGGTGGTCTGGGAAAAAGAAATCTATGGCATCTCTGAAAGGATTGAGTGGAATCCCCGATTGGATGAGTTGATTATCGTGAAGGAGATAAGATTAAAGAAATGA
- a CDS encoding ABC transporter substrate-binding protein: MIKYNLRKYLSIFVLSLFLCPCAKKTHTITILYDRPPRTLDPHRRNEIVTISILSNIYQGLIEYTPDLRLVPCLARNWYLSDSLTWVFDLREGVHFHNGEEFRGRDAVYSLYRTIRNNTTENATLKRIVDTIYAAGPHRLIIKTRSPYHALLNEIDRLYIVPEGYENFSSPIGTGPFKATFISDDSIVCVLFQYYWGPKPPISRGVFKFIPEFKDRLALFRNCKNCVLYGVPISVYTQMKDSIKMIAISGVAARYLQMDIRKYPFNQREFRNALSLAIDRAKLNKELYQGLAQPANQFIPRGMVGYCPDLPPLSYNPDSAVQLIKKFGNPEIHLYYGKAIQELGTHIASFFRAVGVRIVEHPLEAKAFWEGVEKRRFDCYLISALVTTLDGLSTILEAFFYTYDPQKGTGLMNRSGFSNRQIDSLINCASQIADPEERLNIINHIQKTLLVEMPIIPILWEPRIYGLSPDIDFVPRIDQTIRLAEIKFKK, from the coding sequence ATGATTAAATATAATCTGAGAAAATATCTATCGATCTTCGTGCTCAGTCTTTTCCTTTGCCCATGCGCAAAGAAAACCCATACCATCACCATCTTATATGACCGGCCACCCCGCACTCTTGATCCCCATAGGCGGAATGAAATCGTGACGATTTCCATCCTTTCTAATATCTATCAGGGGCTTATTGAATATACTCCGGATCTCCGTCTGGTGCCCTGTCTCGCCCGGAACTGGTACCTGTCAGATAGTCTGACCTGGGTGTTTGATTTAAGAGAAGGTGTCCATTTTCATAATGGCGAGGAGTTTAGGGGAAGAGACGCAGTTTATTCATTATACCGGACGATCCGGAATAATACAACTGAGAATGCAACCCTTAAAAGGATTGTGGACACAATTTATGCCGCGGGCCCTCATCGTCTGATAATAAAGACAAGGTCTCCCTACCATGCACTTTTAAATGAGATCGATCGCCTCTATATCGTTCCTGAAGGTTATGAAAATTTCAGTTCCCCTATTGGAACCGGACCTTTTAAGGCCACATTTATCTCTGATGATTCTATTGTTTGTGTACTGTTTCAATATTACTGGGGGCCAAAACCACCAATAAGCAGGGGAGTATTCAAATTTATTCCTGAATTTAAAGACCGCCTCGCGCTTTTTAGAAATTGCAAAAATTGTGTTTTATATGGTGTACCCATATCGGTGTATACCCAAATGAAAGATAGCATTAAGATGATCGCTATTTCCGGGGTAGCGGCGCGTTATCTCCAGATGGATATAAGAAAATATCCTTTCAACCAACGTGAGTTTCGGAATGCACTCTCCCTGGCAATTGACCGTGCCAAATTGAATAAAGAACTCTACCAGGGACTTGCCCAGCCTGCCAACCAATTCATTCCTCGCGGTATGGTTGGCTACTGTCCTGACCTCCCGCCATTGAGTTATAATCCGGATAGTGCAGTGCAACTGATTAAAAAATTTGGCAATCCGGAAATCCACCTTTATTATGGCAAGGCGATCCAGGAACTGGGAACACACATCGCTTCATTTTTCCGTGCAGTAGGTGTGAGAATCGTGGAGCATCCGCTGGAAGCCAAGGCATTCTGGGAAGGTGTGGAAAAAAGAAGATTTGATTGTTATCTGATTTCGGCTCTTGTCACTACCTTAGATGGTCTGAGTACGATCCTGGAAGCCTTTTTCTATACCTATGACCCCCAAAAAGGTACCGGGCTGATGAATCGTTCGGGCTTTTCCAATCGCCAGATTGACAGTCTCATCAATTGTGCTTCTCAGATTGCCGATCCAGAAGAACGATTAAATATCATAAATCATATACAGAAGACCCTTTTGGTGGAAATGCCCATCATTCCCATTCTCTGGGAACCAAGGATTTATGGTCTCTCGCCAGATATCGATTTTGTGCCGCGGATTGACCAGACGATCCGTCTTGCCGAAATAAAGTTTAAAAAATGA